A stretch of the Methylacidiphilum caldifontis genome encodes the following:
- a CDS encoding metal ABC transporter permease has translation MDIFSFDFFRRSLLAALLSGPTCALLGVITTSRGQAFFSDSLAHSTIAGYGLGLLIQLLLSQLLGISFSSVFISSFMFFYCLGVSLLFILFLNKTRLESDTLLSLIFTGSVALGILILTKMIRYPFLESLLFGDINACSWTDVLLLGLVSLSAFFFLFKNMPGLLLLMIDENMAVAEGVQVKKLNYQTVILIGGIIALSLKLLGAILVSAMIVIPAATAKLLAWNFRSLLFLSLLYGLLGAVGGVLLSYYIDAMTGPTIGGFEILLLLFSFFIKKFFKKKDSKKQLD, from the coding sequence ATGGATATTTTTTCTTTTGATTTTTTTAGGCGTTCCTTGTTGGCAGCTCTTTTATCAGGACCAACATGTGCTCTTTTAGGAGTAATCACTACGTCTCGGGGACAGGCTTTTTTCAGTGACTCTCTTGCTCATTCTACCATTGCTGGATACGGACTTGGACTGCTTATTCAGCTTTTATTGAGTCAGCTCTTAGGAATAAGTTTTTCTTCCGTTTTTATTTCTTCTTTTATGTTTTTTTACTGTCTTGGAGTTTCTCTTCTTTTCATCTTGTTTTTAAACAAAACAAGGTTGGAATCGGATACGCTTCTTTCCCTTATTTTTACGGGCAGTGTAGCCTTAGGGATTCTTATTTTGACCAAGATGATCCGTTATCCTTTTCTTGAATCCCTACTTTTTGGGGATATCAATGCTTGTTCTTGGACGGATGTCCTTCTGCTTGGCCTGGTCAGTCTGAGTGCTTTTTTCTTCCTTTTTAAAAACATGCCTGGCCTTTTGCTTTTAATGATTGATGAAAACATGGCCGTTGCTGAAGGGGTGCAAGTCAAGAAATTAAATTATCAAACGGTCATTCTTATCGGAGGGATTATCGCTCTTAGTCTTAAACTTCTAGGAGCAATTCTTGTCAGTGCAATGATCGTCATTCCTGCAGCAACAGCCAAGTTGTTGGCCTGGAATTTTCGTTCCCTTCTTTTTTTGTCTCTTTTATATGGACTGTTAGGAGCGGTTGGAGGGGTCCTTTTATCCTATTACATTGATGCCATGACCGGGCCTACGATAGGTGGTTTTGAGATTTTGCTCCTATTGTTTTCCTTTTTTATAAAAAAGTTTTTCAAAAAGAAAGACTCTAAAAAACAGCTGGATTAA
- a CDS encoding HAD family hydrolase, protein MKKIQTVILDWSGTLADDLPFVLRASNFVFSLYGKPKLSVEEFKETFFLPLKEFYKSYLPEVSFSEMDAHYHSLFRLLQVNIPLLPYALDFLNFCKQNRYTVILLSTIHRGHFFQQAKRLNIEKYFDRIYTEIEDKRVTIKQIIVKENIDPKKTIFFGDMVHDIEAAHAGGIFSAAVLTGYNSKNKLLAARPSFLFENLKEAIETLKALEEKLS, encoded by the coding sequence ATGAAAAAAATCCAAACTGTTATTTTAGATTGGTCAGGAACCCTTGCTGATGATCTCCCCTTTGTACTCAGAGCTTCCAATTTTGTTTTCTCTCTCTATGGCAAACCCAAACTTTCGGTAGAGGAATTCAAAGAAACCTTTTTTTTGCCTCTCAAAGAATTCTATAAATCCTACTTGCCCGAAGTTTCTTTCTCCGAAATGGATGCCCATTATCATTCTCTTTTTCGGCTATTACAAGTCAATATCCCTTTGCTGCCTTACGCTCTTGATTTCTTGAATTTCTGTAAGCAAAACCGCTACACCGTTATTCTTCTGAGTACCATTCATAGGGGGCATTTTTTTCAGCAGGCCAAAAGACTTAACATAGAAAAATATTTCGATCGCATTTACACGGAAATAGAAGATAAAAGAGTGACTATCAAACAGATTATAGTCAAAGAAAATATTGATCCCAAGAAAACGATTTTTTTTGGGGACATGGTTCATGATATTGAAGCTGCCCATGCAGGAGGTATTTTTTCTGCCGCGGTTCTTACGGGTTACAATTCCAAGAACAAGCTCCTTGCAGCTCGACCTTCGTTTCTCTTTGAAAACCTAAAGGAAGCGATAGAAACATTAAAGGCCTTGGAAGAAAAACTTTCTTAA
- a CDS encoding LOG family protein: MTAKKSFTYSTGKPEIDKKIDEFLQATGIEENRREYFEMIATIVRFASLNPPYADIRLVNQSLKEVRYAQSIFQPYKAFKKVTIFGSARIQPQSPEWIIARDFAKLMVESGFMVITGGGEGIMRAAQSGAGKDKSFGLNIRLPFEQKPNEVIDGDPKLISFRYFFNRKLHFVKESHAIALFPGGFGTMDECFETLTLLQTGKANLVPFVFIDVAGGTYWKNFVDFLSNNLLKRGLISEEDFHLFLLTENLYEAQKEILSFYHNFHSYRFVGENLVIRVYRPPGDEELEALRNDFSDIMTKPDTLHVSAALAQESNEPEIAQLPRIVFAFNKRSYGRLRMFINRINLF, from the coding sequence GTGACAGCAAAAAAAAGTTTTACATATTCTACAGGTAAACCCGAAATTGACAAAAAGATAGACGAATTTCTCCAAGCCACTGGGATAGAAGAAAATCGCAGAGAATATTTCGAAATGATCGCCACAATTGTTCGTTTTGCTTCTTTAAATCCTCCTTATGCGGATATCAGACTGGTCAATCAATCTCTGAAAGAAGTTCGATACGCTCAATCTATTTTTCAGCCCTACAAGGCTTTTAAAAAAGTAACGATTTTTGGTTCTGCCCGGATCCAACCTCAAAGTCCTGAATGGATTATTGCTAGAGATTTCGCAAAGCTCATGGTTGAAAGTGGATTTATGGTGATTACGGGCGGGGGGGAAGGAATCATGAGAGCTGCGCAGTCGGGGGCCGGAAAGGACAAAAGTTTCGGTCTGAATATCCGTTTGCCTTTCGAACAAAAGCCTAACGAAGTCATCGATGGGGATCCAAAGCTCATTAGTTTTCGGTATTTCTTTAATCGTAAACTTCATTTTGTCAAAGAGTCACATGCTATCGCTCTTTTCCCTGGAGGATTCGGTACAATGGATGAATGTTTTGAAACTTTAACCCTTCTTCAAACAGGGAAAGCCAACCTCGTCCCTTTTGTTTTCATTGATGTGGCTGGGGGCACATACTGGAAAAACTTTGTTGATTTCCTTTCGAATAATCTTTTGAAAAGAGGGCTTATCTCGGAAGAAGATTTTCATCTTTTCCTCCTCACCGAAAACCTTTATGAAGCCCAAAAAGAGATTCTTTCTTTTTATCACAACTTTCATTCTTATCGATTTGTTGGCGAAAACCTTGTTATTCGCGTCTATCGGCCCCCTGGAGACGAAGAGCTCGAAGCTTTGCGCAACGATTTTTCAGATATCATGACAAAACCGGATACTCTCCATGTTTCTGCCGCCTTAGCTCAGGAGTCCAATGAACCTGAAATAGCTCAGCTGCCCAGGATAGTTTTTGCTTTCAACAAGCGATCCTACGGAAGATTAAGAATGTTCATCAATCGGATCAATCTCTTTTAA
- a CDS encoding bifunctional homocysteine S-methyltransferase/methylenetetrahydrofolate reductase: MATLIERLNESLLIGDGALGTYLYSLGVPRNYCIEELNLSQPYLVEKALKDYIDAGSQIIRTNTAEANLYYLSFFKLENKIKEIIGKSIELARRALGSREGWIAGTVSPIWIKPADPPIDLSTRRHLYEEQISLLLEGGCDLLFFETFTDLSDLLLALELARNKGARLIFAFVASFEEGKLASGESVGEAFSKLREAGASLVGINGATGVQASIHLLEEIEKKENELLGAYPNAGKPEFYEGKLTYSASPSYFGQNVLRFVEEGVCLLGGDYGTEPVHIAAMAQAAVGLKPVKRKAPKLRLRYEVSEKETLPQVEESLLERLNKKPIFLVEYDSPKTLTMGKFIEGVKAIERAGADAITLADNSLAILRVSNFAAAIHVRRVSNLIPVLHVACRDRNLLGLQSELMGLGTLGFRHVLALTGDPAKSGDHPGATSVYDLNSIGLIRLLSGLNRGVNAAGKDLKGKTDFIIGCAFNPNTAQFDVQVRKLEAKLAAGASFVMTQPVFDFELVKKIFSYLKPLGIPVFVGLMPILNYRNAEFLHNEVPGISIPEEIRNRLRKLEGEKATETGVEFAKALGEQILSHFNALYLITPFFRYDISVRLLESLHAKTPV, from the coding sequence ATGGCAACATTAATAGAGAGATTGAATGAATCTTTACTTATTGGCGATGGAGCCTTAGGAACTTATCTTTATTCCTTGGGTGTTCCCCGAAACTATTGTATTGAGGAATTAAATCTTTCCCAACCCTACCTGGTAGAAAAAGCACTTAAGGATTATATTGATGCCGGATCCCAGATTATCAGGACCAATACCGCTGAAGCCAATCTTTATTATTTATCTTTTTTTAAGCTCGAAAACAAAATAAAAGAAATCATCGGCAAATCCATAGAGCTGGCAAGAAGAGCACTTGGTTCACGGGAAGGATGGATAGCGGGCACGGTAAGCCCCATATGGATAAAGCCTGCTGATCCCCCAATCGATCTATCGACAAGGCGCCATCTCTATGAGGAGCAGATTTCACTTTTATTGGAAGGGGGATGTGATCTTCTTTTTTTTGAAACATTTACCGATCTTTCCGATCTGCTTCTTGCCTTGGAACTTGCACGGAATAAAGGGGCACGCCTGATTTTTGCTTTTGTCGCTTCCTTTGAGGAAGGAAAGTTGGCAAGCGGGGAGTCTGTTGGAGAAGCCTTTTCAAAACTTAGGGAAGCGGGAGCATCTCTTGTAGGAATCAACGGGGCAACGGGAGTCCAGGCTTCCATACACTTGCTTGAAGAAATTGAAAAAAAAGAAAATGAATTACTGGGTGCCTATCCTAATGCAGGTAAACCTGAGTTTTACGAAGGCAAACTGACTTATTCTGCTAGTCCATCCTATTTTGGACAGAATGTCTTGAGATTTGTTGAAGAAGGGGTGTGTTTGCTCGGTGGAGATTATGGGACTGAACCTGTACATATTGCAGCAATGGCTCAAGCAGCCGTGGGGCTAAAACCAGTCAAGAGGAAAGCGCCAAAATTGAGACTGCGCTATGAAGTTTCAGAAAAGGAGACTTTGCCCCAGGTTGAAGAATCCTTACTCGAACGGTTAAATAAAAAACCGATTTTCCTTGTGGAATACGACTCTCCAAAGACGCTTACAATGGGAAAATTCATCGAGGGGGTTAAGGCGATCGAAAGAGCGGGTGCCGATGCCATTACTCTTGCAGACAACTCCCTGGCGATATTAAGGGTGAGCAATTTTGCCGCAGCCATTCACGTCAGGAGAGTTTCTAATCTGATTCCTGTCCTCCATGTTGCTTGTCGGGATCGAAATCTGCTCGGCTTGCAGTCCGAGTTAATGGGACTTGGAACACTTGGATTTAGGCATGTTTTGGCGCTCACCGGTGATCCTGCGAAGTCCGGTGATCATCCTGGAGCTACCTCTGTCTATGATCTTAACTCTATTGGATTGATCAGGTTGCTTAGCGGTTTGAATAGGGGAGTCAATGCTGCGGGAAAAGATTTAAAAGGTAAAACGGATTTCATAATTGGTTGTGCTTTTAATCCCAACACGGCGCAATTTGACGTGCAGGTAAGAAAACTTGAAGCGAAATTAGCGGCTGGGGCTAGTTTTGTCATGACTCAGCCCGTCTTTGATTTTGAACTTGTTAAAAAGATCTTCAGCTATCTTAAGCCTTTGGGAATTCCAGTATTTGTCGGTTTAATGCCTATTTTAAACTATAGGAATGCGGAGTTTCTTCACAATGAAGTTCCTGGAATATCCATTCCTGAAGAGATACGGAACAGGTTGCGGAAACTAGAGGGAGAAAAAGCAACAGAAACAGGGGTTGAATTTGCAAAAGCACTTGGAGAACAAATCCTTTCTCATTTTAACGCCCTTTATCTTATTACCCCTTTCTTTAGATATGATATTTCAGTCAGATTACTGGAATCACTCCATGCCAAAACGCCCGTTTAA
- a CDS encoding M48 family metallopeptidase, which translates to MLTTQQGIGELVILLASVELLWDYWLSSRQLKFLFKKNLPSLSSSSDHPSFAASSSPYLYSRQKIKLGQLRSFFSYLLFLFWIPFGGLKSFEDFWKLFPFPPIWSSCFLLISILWIEDILRVLFSAWRTFGIESRFGFNRTTPILFLFDQLGHWILSLCLLLPLFLSFLWLKENFSLWWFYCWGIWILALFLVEWILPVWIIPLFYRLKPFEDKELKSKIENIFQKNGFPIQQIYVMEGSSRSLHSNAFLTGFGRHRRIILYDTLTTQLKKEELIAVLLHELAHFRLGHLWKSRLVTLLGGLALFFFLGIFDSHKNWISAFDLDPNWPASTFALAIILLPIFFYPLEPLKNWMLRKAEKESDAFAALKWDAKPLIEALKKIVSTNYLTYDSDPLYTLFYESHPSVFERIRWIEQISIHHNGPPAISSQH; encoded by the coding sequence ATGCTTACAACACAGCAAGGCATTGGAGAATTAGTGATTTTGCTAGCCAGTGTCGAACTTCTCTGGGATTACTGGCTGAGTTCAAGACAACTCAAATTCCTTTTCAAAAAAAATCTTCCTTCTTTATCTTCTTCTTCTGATCATCCCTCTTTTGCAGCTTCGAGTAGTCCTTATCTCTACAGCCGTCAGAAAATCAAGCTTGGCCAACTGCGTTCCTTTTTTTCTTATCTCTTGTTTCTCTTTTGGATCCCTTTTGGAGGATTAAAATCCTTTGAAGATTTCTGGAAACTTTTTCCTTTTCCCCCCATCTGGTCTAGTTGCTTTTTATTGATTTCCATCCTCTGGATCGAAGATATATTACGAGTACTTTTTAGTGCATGGAGAACTTTTGGGATAGAATCCCGATTCGGTTTCAATCGGACAACCCCCATTTTATTTCTTTTTGATCAACTTGGTCATTGGATTCTTTCCCTATGCCTTCTTCTACCTCTTTTTCTTTCGTTCTTATGGCTGAAAGAAAATTTTTCTCTGTGGTGGTTTTATTGCTGGGGAATTTGGATTTTGGCTTTATTTTTGGTGGAATGGATTCTTCCTGTATGGATTATCCCTCTTTTTTACCGATTGAAACCCTTCGAAGATAAAGAATTAAAATCTAAAATTGAAAACATTTTTCAGAAAAACGGATTTCCTATTCAACAGATCTATGTGATGGAAGGCAGTAGCCGTTCTCTTCACAGTAATGCTTTTTTGACCGGATTCGGAAGGCATAGGCGGATTATTCTTTATGATACCCTGACCACCCAGCTCAAAAAAGAAGAACTGATCGCGGTGCTTCTTCATGAACTGGCTCATTTCCGGCTTGGGCATCTATGGAAAAGCCGGCTCGTAACCCTTCTAGGGGGACTAGCCCTGTTTTTTTTCCTTGGAATCTTCGACAGTCACAAAAACTGGATATCCGCCTTTGATCTTGATCCAAACTGGCCAGCGTCGACTTTTGCACTCGCGATTATCCTCTTGCCCATTTTCTTTTATCCCCTAGAACCTTTAAAAAACTGGATGCTTAGAAAAGCGGAGAAAGAATCAGATGCCTTTGCCGCATTAAAGTGGGATGCTAAACCCCTGATCGAGGCTTTGAAAAAGATAGTTTCTACAAATTATTTAACCTATGATTCCGACCCTCTCTATACCTTATTTTACGAAAGCCACCCTTCGGTTTTCGAACGCATTCGCTGGATTGAACAAATTTCCATACACCACAATGGACCTCCAGCTATCTCTTCCCAGCATTAA
- a CDS encoding DsbA family protein — protein MDSPPSTGPQKYLYPLVGDWIKGPVRAPAFIIEYVDFQCPVCKRYNEIVNNLLKDYPGRLSVIFRHKPSEAHPYAFIAALSAEAAGAEGCFWQMANSLFEKQEQWSNSSDPLKLFKEYAMALNIPEEKFMNNLRRPELGKKIFQDIQSSLVLGATRVPSFILSGERIPNPESYEDFKILVEASLIKSKKTQVHEHADFRVVLEGKPVDFSAAKYQSRFGQEIDPYVHLHHGNGRVLHKHKKGITLGYFFKTLGMELNKNRFVLDTGEKYEVREGKVLLLFVNGKEEPLLDNYEPQDLDKILVYYGPFDYKLISKEISLVSDEACIYSLKCPQRGVPPEEECVGQLGSDCQ, from the coding sequence ATGGATTCTCCACCAAGTACTGGACCCCAGAAATATCTTTATCCCCTTGTGGGAGATTGGATAAAAGGACCAGTCCGCGCACCCGCTTTTATTATTGAATACGTTGATTTTCAATGTCCTGTGTGTAAAAGATATAACGAGATCGTTAACAACTTATTGAAGGACTATCCGGGCAGACTTTCGGTAATCTTTCGCCATAAACCTTCAGAGGCCCATCCCTATGCCTTTATTGCTGCTTTGAGCGCTGAAGCTGCAGGAGCCGAAGGATGTTTCTGGCAAATGGCTAACAGTCTTTTTGAAAAGCAGGAGCAGTGGTCAAACTCCTCGGATCCACTAAAGCTTTTTAAAGAATACGCCATGGCTTTAAACATTCCAGAGGAGAAATTTATGAATAACTTGAGAAGACCAGAGTTAGGTAAAAAAATTTTCCAGGATATCCAAAGCTCCTTGGTTTTGGGTGCTACCCGAGTCCCCTCTTTTATATTAAGCGGGGAAAGAATTCCTAATCCCGAATCCTATGAGGATTTCAAGATCCTTGTCGAAGCTTCCCTGATAAAATCCAAGAAAACCCAGGTCCATGAGCATGCCGATTTCAGGGTAGTTTTAGAGGGCAAACCGGTTGATTTCAGTGCAGCTAAGTATCAATCTCGGTTTGGTCAAGAAATAGATCCTTACGTTCATTTGCATCATGGCAATGGACGAGTATTACACAAGCATAAAAAAGGGATAACCCTAGGTTATTTTTTCAAAACCTTGGGCATGGAATTAAACAAAAATCGTTTCGTTCTCGATACGGGAGAAAAGTACGAAGTCCGCGAGGGAAAAGTTCTTCTCCTCTTTGTCAATGGGAAAGAAGAGCCCTTGTTGGATAATTATGAACCCCAGGACTTGGATAAAATCCTCGTTTATTATGGGCCTTTTGATTATAAACTGATTTCAAAAGAGATTTCTCTTGTGAGTGACGAGGCCTGTATTTATTCATTAAAATGCCCACAGCGAGGAGTTCCTCCTGAAGAGGAATGTGTTGGTCAACTCGGCTCGGATTGCCAGTAG
- a CDS encoding Mut7-C ubiquitin/RNAse domain-containing protein produces the protein MKSTDSQSQTNDQGVEVTFRFYAKLNDFLPPWQRQKEIKKKFGRHTTLKDAIESLGIPHTEIALILVNGSAVGFDHKVSESARISVYPHFKSIDIGGLSPLRIDKSDFFKFVLDVHLGTLARYLRMLGFDALYSNDLADEKLAEISFDQQRILLTRDPGLLKRKKVVHGYFVRATEPRFQILELIREFQLKDKISPFGRCMRCNGLLKPISKEEINSDIPPRIKEMHSVFLQCQSCGRIYWKGSHYHKLMLFIDWILTHSY, from the coding sequence ATGAAAAGCACTGATTCCCAATCACAAACAAACGATCAAGGGGTGGAAGTCACCTTCAGGTTTTATGCCAAGTTGAATGATTTTCTTCCGCCCTGGCAAAGGCAAAAAGAAATAAAAAAGAAATTCGGTAGACATACGACTTTGAAAGATGCCATTGAGTCTTTAGGCATTCCTCATACCGAGATAGCTCTGATTCTTGTAAACGGCTCTGCTGTCGGTTTTGACCACAAGGTTTCTGAATCTGCCCGTATTAGCGTCTATCCCCATTTTAAATCGATAGACATTGGAGGACTTTCTCCGCTTAGAATAGATAAATCTGACTTTTTTAAATTTGTTCTTGATGTTCATCTGGGAACATTGGCCCGTTACCTGCGAATGCTTGGTTTTGATGCCCTTTATAGCAATGACTTGGCTGATGAAAAGCTGGCAGAAATTTCTTTCGATCAACAGAGGATTTTATTGACCCGGGATCCTGGACTTTTAAAAAGAAAGAAAGTTGTCCATGGGTATTTTGTCCGTGCAACCGAGCCTCGTTTCCAGATCCTTGAGCTTATAAGGGAGTTTCAACTCAAGGACAAAATCTCCCCCTTTGGTCGGTGCATGCGCTGTAATGGCCTACTGAAACCCATCTCCAAAGAAGAAATAAATAGTGATATTCCTCCTCGAATAAAAGAAATGCATTCGGTTTTCCTTCAGTGTCAAAGCTGTGGTAGAATATATTGGAAAGGTAGCCATTACCATAAATTGATGCTCTTTATAGATTGGATTTTGACTCATTCCTATTGA
- a CDS encoding hydrogenase expression/formation C-terminal domain-containing protein: protein MKEKDAPLDPLEIFSQIKKLLPFFRSFRRDKNSVDILNLLKDIARALQLVRKGGKNLLFDLTSLSRIQIESCFNLIGLGKLCIFYPHLQAVYAAQQTAFPGVWWMEKKERQEKVSSLYIEVGRIPGFVFLENKERIKNPDLKTALCSLGSSRISLQALVSSLVSYTCEQIRDKTERKIHLNLLPLMMQDIKTLHCLLPKTDFTIYSREKQAWIFGTPWKNIWWFEEVADPQVNQKSIGLLICEFPYSLFPDYLELDISARRLEKIAA, encoded by the coding sequence GTGAAAGAAAAAGATGCACCCTTGGATCCTTTGGAAATCTTTTCTCAAATAAAAAAATTATTACCTTTTTTCCGTTCTTTTCGTCGAGATAAAAACTCGGTTGATATCCTTAATCTTTTGAAAGACATAGCCAGGGCACTTCAGCTGGTCCGTAAAGGAGGAAAAAATCTTCTGTTTGATCTTACAAGCCTTTCACGAATTCAGATTGAAAGTTGTTTTAATCTCATTGGATTAGGTAAACTCTGTATATTTTATCCGCATCTTCAGGCTGTCTATGCCGCTCAACAAACCGCTTTCCCAGGGGTATGGTGGATGGAAAAAAAGGAAAGGCAAGAAAAGGTTTCCTCTCTCTATATAGAAGTGGGAAGGATTCCTGGTTTTGTATTTTTAGAGAATAAAGAAAGGATAAAAAACCCCGATCTGAAAACTGCCCTTTGTTCTTTGGGATCTTCCCGAATTAGTTTACAAGCTTTGGTCAGTTCTCTTGTGAGCTATACCTGTGAGCAGATAAGAGATAAAACCGAAAGAAAGATTCATTTAAATCTTCTTCCCTTGATGATGCAGGATATAAAAACCCTTCATTGCCTGTTACCCAAAACCGATTTTACTATCTACTCCCGGGAGAAACAGGCATGGATCTTTGGCACACCCTGGAAAAACATCTGGTGGTTTGAAGAAGTAGCCGACCCACAAGTTAATCAAAAAAGCATAGGGCTTCTTATCTGTGAATTTCCCTATTCTTTGTTTCCAGATTACTTGGAGCTGGACATAAGTGCTCGAAGGCTAGAGAAAATCGCTGCCTAA
- a CDS encoding hydrogenase maturation protease, with protein MTTAIVGCGNLLRKDDGLGPELIRRLMALNPALPVKLIDYGTAGFAFLDELERNEELIIVDAVSSGAAPGTIFRIEKEELELLMKKKEAYPDLHTFRWDDALSWGKWLLMEKFPKNIRVYLVEVKETGFGIGLSEPVNEAVEKLVDKFKKEFYRRTDLTPI; from the coding sequence ATGACTACGGCAATTGTCGGTTGTGGTAATTTACTGCGGAAAGATGACGGGCTGGGACCGGAGCTCATACGAAGGCTTATGGCTTTAAATCCTGCTCTTCCTGTAAAACTCATCGATTATGGAACAGCTGGTTTTGCGTTCCTTGACGAACTTGAAAGGAACGAGGAGTTGATCATTGTTGATGCAGTAAGCAGTGGCGCGGCTCCAGGCACTATTTTTAGAATAGAAAAAGAAGAACTTGAGCTGCTTATGAAAAAAAAGGAAGCCTATCCCGACCTTCATACCTTTCGGTGGGATGATGCTTTAAGTTGGGGAAAGTGGCTCTTAATGGAAAAGTTTCCAAAAAACATCAGGGTATATTTGGTCGAAGTCAAAGAAACTGGTTTTGGAATAGGACTTTCTGAGCCCGTAAACGAAGCCGTTGAGAAGTTAGTCGATAAATTTAAAAAAGAATTCTATAGAAGAACGGATCTGACTCCTATTTAA
- the hypA gene encoding hydrogenase maturation nickel metallochaperone HypA: MHELSLCESLVSLLEEEAYKAGFHAVKKIVLKVGPLALIEPEAMKFSFEVVSKGTVAEGAELSIEWIAVKAYCLSCQKEVLAKNIGDSCPCCGAVMILSEEGKEMKVESIEVE, encoded by the coding sequence ATGCACGAGCTTTCCCTGTGTGAATCTCTTGTTAGCCTTCTTGAAGAAGAGGCCTACAAGGCTGGGTTTCATGCAGTTAAAAAAATTGTTTTGAAGGTCGGTCCATTAGCCTTGATCGAACCTGAAGCGATGAAATTTTCTTTTGAAGTAGTCTCAAAAGGTACTGTTGCAGAAGGAGCTGAGTTGTCAATAGAATGGATTGCTGTCAAAGCATATTGCTTAAGCTGTCAAAAAGAGGTTCTTGCCAAGAATATAGGAGATAGTTGTCCCTGTTGTGGAGCAGTTATGATTCTTTCCGAAGAGGGCAAAGAGATGAAAGTGGAAAGCATTGAAGTTGAATAA